A genome region from Baekduia alba includes the following:
- a CDS encoding acyl-CoA carboxylase subunit beta: MSAVFDVGLEHHLAARARLELLFDAGTFRPIRSAVGDGVLSGSGRVQGRAVVAWAQDGSFKGGSLGTAGGETIARTIERADALGVPVVGFPHSGGARLQEGVAALTAYAAIFRAQSVATVPMISVVSGPCAGGAAYSPALGDFVIMTADAFMFLTGPKIIERVTREVISAADLGGPKVQGANGVAQLVARDDVHAAELTRELLTYLPDRVGGAGAPLAPPAAPPEQDPGDVLPECDRRVYDVREVAMRLTDRGGFFEVAPRWARNLVVGFGRIEGRSVGVIANQPKHLGGCLDADAAEKGAWFVDLCDRFGIPLVVLADTPGFLPGAKQEQAAVLRHGASLLRAFGRATVPRVTVTLRQAYGGAHIVMNSRDLGATLTLAWPNARIGVMGARQAVELVRRREIEAGADAVALADAYEAEHLPVRVAAAAGFVDEVIAPSETRDRIAHVLELAKT; this comes from the coding sequence ATGAGCGCGGTCTTCGACGTCGGCCTGGAGCACCACCTCGCGGCGCGCGCTCGGCTCGAGCTGCTGTTCGACGCCGGCACGTTCCGGCCGATCCGCTCCGCGGTCGGCGACGGCGTGCTGTCGGGGTCGGGCCGCGTCCAGGGCCGCGCGGTCGTCGCGTGGGCGCAGGACGGGTCGTTCAAGGGCGGCTCGCTCGGCACCGCTGGCGGCGAGACGATCGCCCGGACGATCGAGCGCGCCGACGCGCTGGGCGTCCCGGTCGTGGGCTTCCCGCACAGCGGCGGCGCGCGCCTGCAGGAGGGCGTCGCGGCGCTGACCGCGTACGCGGCGATCTTCCGCGCGCAGTCGGTCGCGACGGTCCCGATGATCAGCGTCGTGAGCGGGCCCTGCGCGGGCGGCGCGGCCTACTCGCCGGCGCTCGGCGACTTCGTGATCATGACCGCCGACGCGTTCATGTTCCTGACGGGGCCGAAGATCATCGAGCGCGTCACGCGCGAGGTCATCAGCGCCGCGGACCTGGGCGGGCCGAAGGTGCAGGGCGCCAACGGCGTCGCGCAGCTCGTCGCGCGCGACGACGTCCACGCCGCGGAGCTCACGCGCGAGCTGCTGACCTACCTGCCGGATCGCGTCGGCGGCGCGGGCGCGCCGCTGGCGCCGCCGGCCGCGCCGCCGGAGCAGGACCCGGGCGACGTGCTGCCGGAGTGCGATCGCCGCGTCTACGACGTGCGCGAGGTCGCGATGCGGCTGACCGACCGCGGCGGCTTCTTCGAGGTGGCGCCGCGCTGGGCGCGGAACCTCGTCGTCGGCTTCGGCCGCATCGAGGGCCGCAGCGTCGGCGTGATCGCCAACCAGCCCAAGCACCTCGGCGGCTGCCTCGACGCCGACGCGGCCGAGAAGGGCGCGTGGTTCGTGGACCTGTGCGACCGCTTCGGCATCCCGCTCGTGGTGCTGGCCGACACGCCGGGCTTCCTGCCGGGCGCCAAGCAGGAGCAGGCCGCGGTCCTGCGCCACGGCGCGTCGCTGCTGCGCGCGTTCGGGCGGGCGACGGTCCCGCGCGTGACGGTCACGCTGCGGCAGGCGTATGGTGGTGCGCACATCGTCATGAACTCCCGCGATCTCGGTGCCACCCTCACGCTCGCCTGGCCGAACGCCCGGATCGGCGTGATGGGCGCGCGCCAGGCCGTGGAGCTGGTGCGCCGCCGGGAGATCGAGGCGGGCGCCGATGCGGTTGCGCTCGCCGACGCGTACGAGGCCGAGCACCTTCCGGTGCGGGTCGCGGCCGCCGCGGGGTTCGTGGACGAGGTCATCGCGCCGTCGGAGACGCGCGATCGCATCGCCCACGTCCTCGAGCTGGCCAAGACGTGA
- a CDS encoding protease pro-enzyme activation domain-containing protein: MSDDQQYVVLPGSERAPVPGATRVADAPSEEPVEVTVVVRRKGDADAAGAVAALAEVPSSEREALSPAELEDRYGAAQDDLKKVEAFAVANGLEVVDADAARRRVALRGKADQMGAAFDVSLGQYEAGDVSYRGREGEIRIPAALDGVVTAVLGLDDRPQARPRLRRAAEGLVPAAAHSFPIPAIAELYDWPSGTAAGQWIAIIELGGGFRQADLDAYFQGIGRATPTVVAVDVDGATNAPGADADGEVMLDIEVCGAVAPGADIAVYFAPNTTRGFTDAITAAAHDAQRRPGVISISWGLREQGWTAQAMQAMDDACADAALLGVTVTAAAGDDGAQDGSTDGSAQCDFPSSSPHVLACGGTRLEGGGSTITSETVWNNGDGSATGGGVSAVFPLPAWQAQANVPVSINPAGQAGRGVPDVAGVGDPNTGYQIRVDGQNVTIGGTSAVAPLWAGLIALLNARTGRRLGFLNPDLYTWALGGRAFRDVTQGNNIVPGSPGYSAQVGWDACTGLGSPRGNAILQILQPPFLLQTGTPITAADAAANFAFATGPVDGDAPADLVGLKRSSTGTGSLEVHVLSGASNYQDFAVQTGTPVAEADASANFEFAVGDFNRDGSADVYCLKRSATGTGMLEVHVLSGRDGYQSFLLQTGTPIAQADASANFAFGLGDFDGDGFTDLYCLKRSSTGTGRLEVHVLSGKDNYQSFLLQTGTPITVADAAANFAFAVGDYDGDGRADVLALKRTNTGTGSLEVHVLGAASGFQTFALQTGTPITEADAAANFVFATGGYASAARADLYCLKRTSTGTGRLEVHVLGAAADYQ, from the coding sequence ATGAGTGATGATCAGCAGTACGTCGTCCTTCCCGGAAGCGAGCGGGCGCCGGTGCCGGGGGCGACGCGCGTCGCCGACGCGCCGTCGGAGGAGCCGGTGGAGGTCACCGTCGTGGTCCGGCGCAAGGGCGACGCCGACGCCGCGGGCGCCGTGGCGGCGCTCGCCGAGGTCCCGTCGAGCGAGCGCGAGGCGCTGTCGCCGGCCGAGCTCGAGGATCGCTACGGCGCCGCTCAGGACGACCTGAAGAAGGTCGAGGCGTTCGCCGTGGCCAACGGCCTCGAGGTCGTCGACGCCGACGCCGCGCGCCGCCGCGTCGCGCTGCGCGGCAAGGCCGACCAGATGGGCGCCGCCTTCGACGTCTCACTCGGGCAGTACGAGGCCGGCGACGTCTCCTATCGCGGCCGCGAGGGCGAGATCAGGATCCCGGCCGCGCTGGACGGCGTGGTCACCGCGGTGCTCGGGCTCGACGACCGCCCGCAGGCGCGCCCGCGGCTGCGGCGCGCCGCCGAGGGCCTCGTGCCCGCGGCCGCGCACTCGTTCCCGATCCCGGCGATCGCCGAGCTGTACGACTGGCCCAGCGGGACCGCCGCCGGGCAGTGGATCGCGATCATCGAGCTCGGCGGCGGCTTCCGCCAGGCCGACCTCGACGCGTACTTCCAGGGCATCGGACGCGCGACGCCGACCGTCGTCGCGGTCGACGTCGACGGCGCGACCAACGCGCCGGGCGCCGACGCCGACGGCGAGGTCATGCTCGACATCGAGGTCTGCGGCGCGGTCGCGCCCGGTGCGGACATCGCGGTGTACTTCGCGCCGAACACGACGCGCGGGTTCACCGACGCCATCACCGCCGCCGCCCACGACGCGCAGCGCCGGCCCGGCGTGATCTCGATCAGCTGGGGCCTGCGCGAGCAGGGGTGGACCGCGCAGGCGATGCAGGCGATGGACGACGCGTGCGCCGACGCCGCGCTGCTCGGCGTGACCGTGACCGCCGCGGCCGGCGACGACGGCGCGCAGGACGGCTCCACCGACGGCAGCGCGCAATGCGACTTCCCGTCGTCGAGCCCACACGTCCTGGCGTGCGGTGGCACGCGCCTGGAGGGCGGCGGGTCGACGATCACGTCCGAGACCGTGTGGAACAACGGCGACGGCAGCGCCACGGGCGGCGGCGTGAGCGCCGTGTTCCCGCTGCCCGCGTGGCAGGCCCAGGCCAACGTCCCCGTGTCGATCAACCCGGCCGGCCAGGCCGGGCGCGGCGTGCCGGACGTCGCCGGCGTCGGCGATCCCAACACCGGCTACCAGATCCGGGTCGACGGCCAGAACGTCACGATCGGCGGGACGAGCGCGGTCGCGCCGCTGTGGGCGGGGCTGATCGCGCTGCTCAACGCGCGCACCGGGCGGCGGCTGGGGTTCCTGAACCCCGACCTGTACACGTGGGCGCTCGGCGGCCGCGCGTTCCGCGACGTCACGCAGGGCAACAACATCGTCCCGGGCTCGCCGGGCTACAGCGCGCAGGTCGGCTGGGACGCGTGCACGGGCCTCGGCTCGCCGCGCGGCAACGCGATCCTCCAGATCCTCCAGCCGCCGTTCCTGCTCCAGACCGGGACGCCGATCACCGCGGCCGACGCGGCGGCGAACTTCGCGTTCGCGACCGGGCCGGTCGACGGCGACGCGCCGGCCGACCTCGTGGGGCTGAAGCGGTCGAGCACCGGGACGGGGTCGCTGGAGGTGCACGTGCTCAGCGGCGCGTCCAACTACCAGGACTTCGCCGTGCAGACGGGGACGCCGGTCGCCGAAGCCGACGCGAGCGCGAACTTCGAGTTCGCCGTGGGCGACTTCAACCGCGACGGCTCGGCCGACGTGTACTGCTTGAAGCGGTCGGCGACCGGGACCGGGATGCTGGAGGTCCACGTCCTCAGCGGCAGGGACGGCTACCAGTCCTTCCTGCTGCAGACCGGGACGCCGATCGCGCAGGCCGACGCGAGCGCGAACTTCGCGTTCGGGCTCGGCGACTTCGACGGCGACGGGTTCACCGACCTGTACTGCCTGAAGCGTTCGAGCACCGGGACCGGGCGGCTGGAGGTCCACGTGCTCAGCGGCAAGGACAACTACCAGTCCTTCCTGCTCCAGACCGGAACGCCGATCACGGTCGCCGACGCGGCCGCGAACTTCGCCTTCGCGGTGGGCGACTACGACGGCGACGGGCGTGCCGACGTGCTCGCGCTGAAGCGGACCAACACCGGAACGGGGTCGCTGGAGGTCCACGTGCTGGGCGCGGCGTCGGGCTTCCAGACGTTCGCGCTGCAGACCGGGACGCCGATCACCGAGGCCGACGCGGCGGCGAACTTCGTCTTCGCGACGGGCGGCTACGCCAGCGCCGCGCGGGCCGACCTGTACTGCCTGAAGCGGACCAGCACGGGCACGGGCCGGCTCGAGGTCCACGTCCTGGGCGCCGCCGCGGACTACCAGTAG
- a CDS encoding PilZ domain-containing protein — translation MRRIRDFMPATLSVGVRPMEGIVAATSKDIAWLLPRDPRDPTPGLLPRPAQISFLHQGHLVVLHGNAERAQQGCVAFQANREGRVDNLRSSPRLDVQLPVTVSAGGLTRETTTINVSAGGAMLAGGFFGPRESAVEVAIQMPHSGPIVEARGLIVRILPEGTGIRFTDIEPAARDHLDSMVLSIRAELARRFAEKAAREDAAKGR, via the coding sequence GTGCGACGGATCCGCGACTTCATGCCCGCGACGCTCAGCGTCGGCGTGCGCCCGATGGAGGGCATCGTGGCGGCGACGTCCAAGGACATCGCGTGGCTGCTGCCGCGCGATCCGCGCGATCCGACCCCGGGGCTGCTGCCGCGGCCGGCTCAGATCTCGTTCCTGCATCAGGGCCACCTCGTCGTGCTCCACGGCAACGCGGAGCGCGCCCAGCAGGGCTGCGTCGCGTTCCAGGCCAACCGCGAGGGCCGCGTCGACAACCTGCGCTCGAGTCCGCGGCTGGACGTGCAGCTGCCGGTGACGGTCAGCGCGGGCGGGCTGACACGGGAGACGACGACGATCAACGTGAGCGCCGGTGGCGCCATGCTGGCCGGCGGCTTCTTCGGCCCCCGCGAGTCCGCCGTCGAGGTCGCGATCCAGATGCCGCACTCCGGCCCGATCGTCGAGGCGCGCGGCCTCATCGTCCGGATCCTGCCGGAGGGCACCGGCATCCGCTTCACCGACATCGAACCCGCCGCCCGCGACCACCTCGACTCCATGGTCCTCTCCATCCGCGCCGAGCTGGCGCGCCGCTTCGCGGAGAAGGCCGCCCGCGAAGACGCGGCCAAGGGCCGCTAG
- a CDS encoding beta-ketoacyl-[acyl-carrier-protein] synthase family protein yields the protein MDGIVVTGRGVVSPVATGVEAFFDALLGMQGGISEDGIAPCAEFDPETTMTPKEARRTDRFAQLAIDAAHQAAAEADLPNGVDPRRIGVIVGTGVGGLTTLQAECKTWLEEGDRAVSPLFVPMMMPNAAAGQIAMRLGLHGPGFSIASACSTGAHSIGEAARMIQRGEVDAMIAGGTEAALVGLCLAAFRRMGALSRVGESRPFDTRRDGFVMGEGSAILVLEREEHARARGAQIFARVTGYGASNDAFHITQPEENGRGAIEAMTDALADADLAPSDVGYVNAHGTSTPINDRVETIALRKVFSDDGPPVSSCKGAVGHTLGAAGAIEALACVEALRRGALPPTLGLEDIDPECEADHIAGAPREAPDVKVALSNSFAFGGQNATLVLEAA from the coding sequence ATGGACGGCATCGTCGTCACCGGACGGGGCGTCGTCTCCCCGGTCGCCACGGGCGTCGAGGCGTTCTTCGACGCCCTGCTCGGCATGCAGGGCGGGATCTCCGAGGACGGGATCGCGCCGTGTGCCGAGTTCGACCCGGAGACGACGATGACGCCCAAGGAGGCGCGCCGCACCGACCGCTTCGCGCAGCTGGCGATCGACGCGGCCCACCAGGCCGCCGCCGAGGCGGACCTGCCCAATGGCGTCGATCCGCGCCGGATCGGCGTGATCGTCGGCACCGGCGTCGGCGGCCTCACCACGCTCCAGGCCGAGTGCAAGACCTGGCTGGAGGAGGGCGACCGCGCGGTCTCCCCGCTCTTCGTCCCGATGATGATGCCCAACGCCGCGGCGGGGCAGATCGCGATGCGCCTGGGCCTCCACGGGCCCGGCTTCTCGATCGCCAGCGCCTGCTCGACGGGCGCGCACTCGATCGGCGAGGCGGCGCGGATGATCCAGCGCGGGGAGGTCGACGCGATGATCGCGGGCGGCACCGAGGCCGCGCTGGTCGGGCTGTGTCTGGCCGCGTTCCGGCGCATGGGCGCGCTGTCGCGCGTCGGCGAGTCGCGCCCGTTCGACACGCGCCGCGACGGCTTCGTGATGGGCGAGGGCTCCGCGATCCTGGTCCTGGAGCGCGAGGAGCACGCCCGCGCCCGCGGCGCGCAGATCTTCGCGCGCGTCACCGGCTACGGCGCGTCCAACGACGCGTTCCACATCACCCAGCCCGAGGAGAACGGGCGCGGCGCCATCGAGGCGATGACCGACGCGCTCGCCGACGCGGACCTGGCGCCGAGCGACGTCGGCTACGTCAACGCGCACGGCACGTCGACGCCGATCAACGACCGCGTCGAGACGATCGCGCTGCGCAAGGTGTTCAGCGACGACGGCCCGCCGGTCTCCTCCTGCAAGGGCGCCGTGGGCCACACGCTCGGCGCCGCGGGCGCGATCGAGGCGCTGGCCTGCGTCGAGGCGCTGCGCCGCGGCGCGCTGCCCCCGACGCTCGGCCTCGAGGACATCGATCCCGAGTGCGAGGCCGACCACATCGCCGGCGCACCGCGCGAGGCGCCCGACGTGAAGGTCGCGCTGAGCAACTCGTTCGCCTTCGGCGGCCAGAACGCGACGTTGGTTCTCGAGGCGGCATAG
- a CDS encoding TetR/AcrR family transcriptional regulator, giving the protein MTSDGEPLLNNESRNATEEAILDAARDALADTEYRRLTMDVIAKRAFVSRTALYFYFPNKRALVDRLILRAFLDMYEAASPYLDGSGDPRAELRRGLARTVRIIDRDAHVLTLAAMLSGEEDRLPPQWAPYVVRFVAGATDRIARDQARGIAPSDIPPRLAAQALLAMVERHVTLELIQGGGDAHQSIRVLAELWWRAVYSKPDVPPPSFTE; this is encoded by the coding sequence GTGACATCGGACGGCGAGCCGCTTCTCAACAACGAGTCGCGCAACGCGACCGAGGAGGCCATCCTCGACGCCGCGCGCGACGCGCTCGCCGACACCGAGTACCGCCGGCTGACGATGGACGTCATCGCCAAGCGGGCGTTCGTCAGCCGCACGGCGCTGTACTTCTACTTCCCGAACAAGCGCGCGCTGGTCGACCGGCTGATCCTGCGCGCGTTCCTGGACATGTACGAGGCCGCGTCGCCGTATCTGGACGGCAGCGGCGACCCGCGCGCCGAGCTGCGCCGCGGGCTGGCCAGGACGGTGCGGATCATCGACCGCGACGCGCACGTGCTGACGCTGGCGGCGATGTTGTCCGGCGAAGAGGACCGGCTCCCGCCGCAGTGGGCGCCCTATGTGGTGCGATTCGTCGCGGGCGCGACCGACCGGATCGCGCGCGACCAGGCCCGCGGCATCGCGCCGTCCGACATCCCGCCGCGGCTTGCCGCCCAGGCGCTCCTGGCGATGGTCGAGCGGCACGTCACGCTCGAGCTGATCCAGGGCGGCGGCGACGCGCACCAGTCCATCCGCGTGCTCGCCGAGCTGTGGTGGCGCGCCGTGTACTCCAAGCCCGACGTCCCGCCGCCCAGCTTCACCGAATGA
- a CDS encoding MmcQ/YjbR family DNA-binding protein — protein MTPAELRDWCLAMPGAVEEFPFAPEISVFKAGGKIFALSRLSSEPLKVSLKCEPLLGESLRASYEAVVPGYHLNKKHWLTITLGGDAEDQMVMDLIQDSYDLVKPKRRRAG, from the coding sequence ATGACGCCGGCGGAGCTGCGCGACTGGTGCCTGGCGATGCCAGGAGCCGTCGAGGAGTTCCCCTTCGCGCCGGAGATCTCGGTCTTCAAGGCGGGCGGCAAGATCTTCGCGTTGTCGCGGTTGTCGTCTGAGCCCTTGAAGGTGTCCTTGAAGTGCGAGCCCTTGTTGGGCGAGTCGCTCCGCGCGTCCTATGAGGCGGTCGTGCCGGGCTACCACCTCAACAAGAAGCACTGGCTGACCATCACGCTCGGCGGGGACGCGGAGGATCAGATGGTGATGGACCTGATCCAGGACTCGTATGACCTGGTGAAGCCGAAACGGCGCCGCGCCGGCTAG
- a CDS encoding RNA polymerase sigma factor: protein MDEDFGTFYERHVGVVTSYVARRVGGRPELVFDVVAETFARALENRAQYDATRGPEVAWLIGIARNLLYDAARRRRVDAAARRRLDMAPIHLDAEQLARIEERGAVDLRGALADLPADQREAVLRRVLAEQPYTAIAADIGCSEQVVRQRVSRGLARLRRTLEEENA from the coding sequence GTGGACGAGGACTTCGGCACCTTCTACGAGCGACATGTAGGGGTCGTCACGAGCTACGTGGCGCGGCGGGTCGGCGGGCGGCCGGAGCTGGTCTTCGACGTCGTGGCCGAGACCTTCGCGCGCGCGCTCGAGAACCGCGCGCAGTACGACGCCACGCGCGGGCCCGAGGTCGCCTGGCTGATCGGGATCGCGCGCAACCTGCTGTACGACGCGGCGCGGCGCCGCCGGGTCGACGCGGCCGCCCGCCGGCGGCTGGACATGGCGCCGATCCACCTCGACGCCGAGCAGCTCGCCCGGATCGAGGAGCGCGGCGCGGTCGACCTGCGCGGCGCGCTCGCCGACCTGCCCGCCGACCAGCGCGAGGCCGTGCTGCGCCGCGTCCTGGCGGAGCAGCCCTACACGGCGATCGCCGCCGACATCGGGTGCTCCGAGCAGGTCGTGCGCCAACGCGTGTCACGCGGCCTCGCCCGCCTGCGCCGGACCCTGGAGGAGGAGAACGCATGA
- a CDS encoding ACP S-malonyltransferase, translating into MPSIAAIFPGQGSHAPDMDEPYRGLPAFERGLELLGFDPFERLGEGTRFQQPAIFLCSVAAWDLWREEAADEVADVRAAAGHSLGEYAALVAAGALRFDDAVGLVAERAAAMADAGDLAPGSMVAMLGGEDHAIRALATRLGLTIANDNAPGQLVLSGATDAVAEAEELARDETGARARRLDVSAAFHSPLMQPAAARLAGALAQVEIGAPAFPVYANGTAAPFTDVRRELSENLLRPVRWRETMLALRAAGIERYVEHGPGAVLTGLVKRTLAAA; encoded by the coding sequence GTGCCTTCGATTGCCGCGATCTTCCCGGGCCAGGGAAGCCATGCGCCCGACATGGACGAGCCGTACCGCGGGCTCCCCGCGTTCGAGCGCGGCCTGGAGCTGCTCGGCTTCGATCCGTTCGAGCGGCTCGGCGAGGGCACGCGGTTCCAGCAGCCCGCGATCTTCCTGTGCTCCGTCGCCGCCTGGGACCTCTGGCGCGAGGAGGCGGCCGACGAGGTCGCCGACGTGCGCGCCGCCGCCGGCCACTCGCTCGGCGAGTACGCCGCGCTGGTCGCCGCCGGCGCCCTGCGGTTCGACGACGCGGTCGGCCTGGTCGCCGAGCGCGCCGCCGCCATGGCCGACGCCGGCGACCTGGCGCCCGGCTCGATGGTCGCGATGCTCGGCGGCGAGGACCACGCGATCCGCGCGCTGGCCACGCGCCTCGGCCTGACGATCGCCAACGACAACGCGCCCGGGCAGCTCGTGCTCAGCGGCGCTACCGACGCCGTCGCCGAGGCCGAGGAGCTCGCCCGCGACGAGACCGGCGCGCGCGCCCGCCGCCTGGACGTCTCCGCCGCCTTCCACTCGCCGCTCATGCAGCCGGCCGCGGCCCGCCTGGCCGGCGCGCTGGCGCAGGTCGAGATCGGCGCGCCCGCCTTCCCCGTGTACGCCAACGGCACCGCGGCGCCCTTCACCGACGTGCGTCGCGAGCTGAGCGAGAACCTCCTGCGTCCCGTGCGGTGGCGGGAGACGATGCTGGCGCTGCGCGCGGCCGGCATCGAGCGCTACGTCGAGCATGGTCCCGGCGCGGTGCTCACCGGACTGGTCAAGCGAACCCTGGCGGCAGCATGA
- the fabG gene encoding 3-oxoacyl-ACP reductase FabG, which translates to MSAPEADQKVALVTGGTRGIGASIADRLRADGYKVATLGRSGGDVQADVSDPASVQAAFDEVREKLGPVLILVNNAGVTADGLAIRMPDDDWTKVIDTNLTGAFNCTKRGLEDMLKARWGRIVNVSSVSAERANSGQANYAASKAGLLGFTRVVAKEMGKRNITANAVTPGFIATDMTADLPQKEIAAAIPAARVGQPEEVAAAVAFLVSDDAAYVNGATLAVDGGLGA; encoded by the coding sequence ATGTCTGCGCCTGAGGCCGACCAGAAGGTCGCGCTCGTCACCGGCGGCACCCGCGGCATCGGCGCGTCGATCGCCGACCGCCTGCGCGCCGACGGCTACAAGGTCGCGACGCTCGGCCGCTCCGGCGGCGACGTCCAGGCCGACGTGTCGGACCCCGCGTCCGTGCAGGCCGCCTTCGACGAGGTCCGCGAGAAGCTCGGCCCGGTGCTGATCCTGGTCAACAACGCGGGCGTCACCGCCGACGGCCTCGCGATCCGCATGCCCGACGACGACTGGACCAAGGTCATCGACACCAACCTGACCGGTGCGTTCAACTGCACCAAGCGCGGGTTGGAGGACATGTTGAAGGCCCGCTGGGGCCGGATCGTCAACGTGTCCTCGGTCTCGGCCGAGCGCGCAAACTCCGGACAGGCCAACTACGCCGCCTCCAAGGCGGGGCTGCTGGGCTTCACGCGCGTCGTGGCCAAGGAGATGGGCAAGCGCAACATCACCGCCAACGCGGTGACGCCCGGCTTCATCGCCACCGACATGACCGCCGACCTGCCGCAGAAGGAGATCGCCGCGGCGATCCCGGCGGCGCGCGTCGGCCAGCCCGAGGAGGTCGCCGCCGCGGTGGCCTTCCTCGTCTCCGACGACGCGGCCTACGTCAACGGCGCCACGCTCGCCGTCGACGGCGGCCTCGGCGCGTAG
- a CDS encoding acyl carrier protein, which yields MASQQEILEAIRAELAAIKVPDAETAQPDTTWEQLDVDSLDLVELVKALEDRFEVQIADPDLKGIASVGDAIALVERLQGAAA from the coding sequence ATGGCCAGCCAGCAGGAGATCCTCGAAGCCATCCGCGCCGAGCTCGCCGCGATCAAGGTGCCCGACGCCGAGACCGCGCAGCCCGACACGACGTGGGAGCAGCTCGACGTCGACTCGCTCGACCTCGTCGAGCTGGTCAAGGCGCTGGAGGACCGCTTCGAGGTCCAGATCGCCGACCCCGACCTCAAGGGCATCGCCTCCGTGGGCGACGCCATCGCGCTGGTCGAGCGCCTGCAGGGCGCAGCGGCCTAG
- a CDS encoding beta-ketoacyl-ACP synthase 3 has translation MMAVTTTTETLTDVTERNGRITGATRTPTSAPRTRTRHPLPRGLTAGLFGVGAALPEREIDNAYFEQRLDTDDAWIVRRTGIRTRRWLDADTPLAPLAARACADALADANRTPDEVDQVIVTTITPDKVTPGLAPEVARLIGAHGAAAVDLNAACAGFLYALDQAAALVETGRARVVLVCGAEALSRLTDTEDRGTAVLFGDGAGAVVVAAGELDRGVSRFVLGCDPEQGDLLYADNEDRKLRMQGREVYRHAVARMVEASREALDAAGLAAADLDLFVAHQANSRIIEAAANELGLSHDKLAINVDRVANTSSASIPLALAQAERDGLLKPGMTVGLAAFGAGFVWGAGVVSWKERQHVCA, from the coding sequence ATGATGGCGGTCACCACGACCACCGAGACCCTGACGGACGTCACCGAGCGCAACGGCCGGATCACCGGCGCGACGCGCACGCCGACGTCCGCTCCCCGCACGCGCACGCGGCATCCGCTGCCCCGCGGGCTCACCGCCGGCCTCTTCGGCGTCGGCGCCGCGCTGCCCGAGCGCGAGATCGACAACGCCTACTTCGAGCAGCGCCTCGACACCGACGACGCCTGGATCGTCCGCCGCACCGGCATCCGGACGCGCCGCTGGCTCGACGCCGACACGCCGCTCGCGCCGCTGGCCGCACGCGCCTGCGCCGACGCGCTGGCCGACGCCAACAGGACGCCCGACGAGGTCGACCAGGTGATCGTCACCACGATCACGCCGGACAAGGTCACGCCGGGCCTGGCCCCTGAGGTCGCGCGCCTGATCGGCGCCCACGGCGCCGCCGCCGTCGACCTCAACGCCGCCTGCGCCGGCTTCCTGTACGCCTTGGACCAGGCCGCCGCGCTGGTCGAGACCGGCCGCGCGCGCGTCGTGCTCGTCTGCGGCGCCGAGGCGCTGAGCCGCCTCACCGACACCGAGGACCGCGGCACCGCCGTCCTGTTCGGCGACGGCGCCGGCGCGGTCGTCGTCGCGGCCGGCGAGCTGGACCGCGGCGTCTCGCGCTTCGTCCTCGGCTGCGACCCCGAGCAGGGCGACCTGCTCTACGCCGACAACGAGGACCGCAAGCTGCGGATGCAGGGCCGCGAGGTCTACCGCCATGCGGTCGCGCGGATGGTCGAGGCGTCGCGCGAGGCGCTCGACGCCGCCGGCCTCGCCGCCGCCGACCTCGACCTCTTCGTCGCCCATCAGGCCAACTCGCGCATCATCGAGGCGGCCGCCAACGAGCTCGGGCTCTCCCACGACAAGCTCGCGATCAACGTCGACCGCGTCGCGAACACGTCCTCCGCGTCGATCCCGCTCGCGCTGGCTCAAGCCGAGCGCGACGGGCTGCTGAAGCCCGGCATGACCGTCGGCCTCGCGGCCTTCGGCGCCGGCTTCGTGTGGGGCGCCGGCGTCGTCTCCTGGAAGGAGCGCCAGCATGTCTGCGCCTGA